A single Mangifera indica cultivar Alphonso chromosome 20, CATAS_Mindica_2.1, whole genome shotgun sequence DNA region contains:
- the LOC123203984 gene encoding protein Asterix — MSSHNSSAVNDPRQPSAAKPFVATPVAPQDLPIDYAGFIAVVFGVAGVMFRYKLCSWLAIIFCAQSLSNMRNIETDLKQISMAMMFAIMGLVTNYLGPARPATKN, encoded by the exons ATGTCTTCACATAATTCGTCGGCTGTCAATGATCCACGTCAGCCATCGGCGGCGAAGCCCTTTGTGGCAACTCCAGTGGCTCCTCAAGACTTGCCCATTGATTACGCTGGTTTCATCGCCGTCGTTTTCGGGGTTGCCGGCGTTATGTTCAGG tATAAGCTGTGCTCGTGGCTCGCAATCATTTTCTGTGCGCAGTCACTGTCGAATATGAGGAACATTGAGACCGATCTTAAGCAGATTTCCATGGCTATGAT GTTTGCAATCATGGGTTTGGTGACAAACTACTTAGGGCCTGCTCGACCTGCCACAAAGAATTGA